One part of the Clostridium thermosuccinogenes genome encodes these proteins:
- a CDS encoding M56 family metallopeptidase: protein MEELFLSVLNMSLTASYVILFVILVRMLLKKAPKVISYALWAVVAFRLIVPFSFESMFSLLPRSMNTAPITPDIIYQQSPRINSGIEVVDSFVNKSLPAPTIEASANPLQIYIGIGAYIWILGIVALIFYSVISTLHLKRRLKGSRLIEHNIYEANNLKTPFVLGLIKPRIYLPVGLNIQERRYILLHEQTHIHRKDHIIKILAFLILSLHWFNPLVWIAFMLMNSDMEMSCDEKVLKEIQEDIKKPYAYSLLSLATGRHAINGSPLAFGEGIMKGRIKNVLNYRKPGFWAIALSIILVAAVGIGLMANPRTVTGDKSIISSVRDVLKITVKTQPGDESSLKMIEDKEHIMDVINYINGLDLKKTAKDPSQYDGMSYIITIYYSNDTSMEYIHFGNRFFKESGSDWYEMPYKQAVKFAGIYKSLSVGVKDSEQDRDAGYEDEITRLAWEYINKDIANYELSPGVKIIDSKITRLELIESFDNLAEAPVEVYALEYRLLPEDLSKVVLAGGMQVDEEGWLKETSSMGKPLMVVLRNGDSVTLIGTLWTAEVRTETEMKSRIRSLLGLTTIESATLVPAAPKLSPEQTLGVDMAELDYASDDILIFHDYFGLFVYDLNSSGIIRSLDLEPLNCHQTQGDNYCEVSVSMDGNTVQLHPMSSKNMFVYTISDNTLQETIYKPMDNRFGNQFVPIEEVINSTMLGNYSHHAVLFDTGEYGYLHTEDWTISTLSYVRGDKVFRLFDLKR, encoded by the coding sequence TTGGAGGAATTGTTCCTTTCCGTTTTGAATATGAGCCTTACGGCGAGCTATGTAATCCTTTTTGTGATACTCGTCAGGATGCTGCTCAAAAAAGCGCCAAAAGTGATTTCCTATGCCTTATGGGCTGTGGTGGCCTTTCGCCTGATTGTTCCATTTTCATTTGAAAGTATGTTCAGCCTTTTGCCACGCAGCATGAACACTGCTCCAATCACCCCAGACATCATCTATCAGCAAAGCCCTCGTATTAATAGCGGAATAGAGGTAGTCGATTCATTTGTAAATAAATCCCTTCCTGCACCGACTATCGAAGCAAGCGCCAACCCATTACAGATTTACATAGGAATTGGAGCATACATTTGGATTTTGGGAATAGTGGCATTAATCTTTTACAGTGTGATATCAACTTTACATTTAAAAAGACGGCTCAAAGGCTCACGGCTGATAGAGCACAACATATACGAAGCCAATAATTTGAAAACACCCTTTGTGCTTGGATTGATAAAGCCCAGGATATATTTGCCGGTGGGACTTAACATTCAGGAAAGAAGATATATTTTACTGCATGAACAGACCCATATCCATCGAAAAGACCACATAATAAAAATACTGGCCTTCTTAATATTGTCCTTGCATTGGTTTAATCCTCTTGTGTGGATCGCGTTTATGTTAATGAACTCAGATATGGAGATGTCCTGTGATGAAAAAGTATTGAAAGAAATCCAAGAAGATATTAAAAAACCCTATGCCTATTCGTTATTATCCCTTGCTACCGGAAGGCATGCTATAAACGGAAGCCCTCTTGCTTTTGGTGAGGGAATTATGAAGGGCAGGATTAAAAATGTATTGAATTACAGGAAACCTGGGTTTTGGGCAATTGCTTTATCAATCATCCTTGTTGCGGCAGTTGGAATTGGATTAATGGCAAACCCAAGGACAGTAACTGGTGATAAGTCAATTATAAGCAGCGTGAGGGATGTTTTAAAAATCACTGTCAAGACACAGCCAGGCGACGAAAGCAGTCTTAAAATGATTGAAGACAAAGAACATATAATGGATGTCATAAATTATATTAATGGCTTGGATTTAAAAAAGACGGCCAAAGATCCCAGTCAATACGATGGTATGTCTTATATAATAACAATTTACTATAGCAATGACACAAGCATGGAGTATATTCATTTTGGCAACAGGTTTTTTAAAGAATCCGGCAGTGATTGGTATGAGATGCCTTACAAACAAGCTGTAAAATTCGCAGGTATTTATAAAAGCTTATCCGTTGGCGTTAAGGACTCTGAGCAAGACAGGGATGCCGGCTATGAAGATGAAATCACCAGATTGGCATGGGAGTATATAAATAAAGATATCGCTAACTATGAATTAAGCCCGGGAGTAAAAATTATTGACAGCAAAATTACCCGGTTGGAGTTAATCGAAAGCTTTGACAATTTGGCAGAGGCGCCTGTTGAAGTTTATGCGCTGGAATACCGGCTGCTTCCTGAAGATTTGAGCAAAGTTGTATTAGCCGGTGGAATGCAGGTGGATGAGGAAGGTTGGCTTAAAGAAACCAGCAGCATGGGCAAACCGCTCATGGTTGTATTGCGAAATGGCGATTCAGTAACTCTTATCGGAACGCTTTGGACGGCTGAGGTTAGAACTGAAACAGAAATGAAATCCCGAATTAGGTCTTTGCTTGGTCTTACCACCATTGAATCTGCCACCTTAGTGCCTGCTGCACCTAAATTATCTCCTGAGCAAACCTTGGGAGTTGATATGGCTGAGCTCGACTATGCTTCTGATGATATATTAATCTTTCATGATTATTTCGGGCTGTTTGTATATGATCTAAACTCATCTGGCATTATACGCAGCTTGGACTTGGAACCTTTAAACTGTCATCAGACGCAAGGAGACAATTATTGTGAGGTTTCGGTTAGCATGGACGGCAATACGGTGCAGTTGCATCCCATGAGCAGCAAAAACATGTTCGTGTATACCATTTCAGATAACACATTGCAGGAAACAATCTATAAGCCAATGGACAACCGATTTGGCAATCAGTTTGTTCCCATAGAAGAGGTGATAAATTCAACGATGCTTGGCAATTACAGTCACCACGCAGTACTCTTTGACACAGGAGAATACGGATACCTTCATACGGAAGATTGGACGATCAGCACCCTGTCATATGTGCGCGGGGATAAGGTATTCAGGCTGTTTGATTTGAAAAGATAA